From a single Paenibacillus sp. FSL R5-0345 genomic region:
- the trxA gene encoding thioredoxin, translated as MAIVNVSDQTFSNEVEGQGTVVVDFWAPWCGPCKMIAPILDELSAELGDSVKIAKLNVDENPETASRFGVMSIPTLIFFKDGQPVDKVVGLNSKESLKNIVAKHQ; from the coding sequence ATGGCTATCGTGAACGTGTCTGACCAAACCTTCAGTAACGAAGTGGAAGGTCAAGGTACTGTAGTAGTAGACTTCTGGGCTCCTTGGTGTGGTCCTTGTAAGATGATTGCTCCAATCTTGGACGAATTGTCCGCAGAACTGGGAGACAGCGTGAAGATTGCAAAATTGAATGTGGATGAGAATCCGGAAACGGCTTCCCGTTTTGGCGTTATGAGTATCCCAACCCTGATCTTCTTCAAAGACGGTCAACCGGTAGATAAAGTTGTGGGATTGAACTCCAAAGAATCCCTGAAAAATATCGTAGCTAAACATCAATAA
- the uvrC gene encoding excinuclease ABC subunit UvrC: MNLDNIRNKLALLPDLPGCYLMKNEEGTIIYVGKAKVLKNRVRSYFTGSHNGKTQRLVANIADFEYIVTSSNMEALILECNLIKKHMPRYNVLLKDDKTFPYIKITNEAHPRLEVTRRVIKDKAKYFGPYPNGYAAQQTKKLLDRMYPLRKCGVMPKEVCLYYHMGQCLAPCEKEVQKSEYEQITQDIAAFLSGGHDAVKKDLQQKMQEAAEELYFERAKELRDQIIHIDALMEKQKINTTDTKDRDVFGYAVDKGWMCVQILYMRQGKMIQRHSSVFPFYGEAYSDFMSYVTQYYSDNPALPQEILLPDVLDEEAVVDKEAKPAIVIAAPAEEELQKGEDTPESPEEAEAREIAAAEASAAGVVDAAGGASILQEWLGIKVLVPQRGLKKQMVGMACQNATVAIDEKFRLIERDEVRTSGAAMSLGESLGLERLSRIEAFDNSNIQGTNPVSAMVVFIDGKPARKEYRKYKVRTVVGADDYGTMREVIRRRYERVLKENLPMPDLIVVDGGKGQISSAIDILENELGLFIPVCGLVKDDKHKTAQLLVGDPPEPVSLARDSQEFYLLQRIQDEVHRFAITFHREQRGKSMVTSKLDSIPGIGEKRRKALLKHFGSLKKIKEASIEDFKSLSIGEKLASQILEALKDEEPAT; encoded by the coding sequence ATCAATTTGGACAATATCCGCAACAAACTGGCTCTATTACCCGATCTGCCCGGGTGCTATCTGATGAAGAATGAAGAAGGCACCATTATTTATGTGGGCAAGGCGAAGGTTCTAAAGAATCGGGTTCGCTCTTATTTTACAGGCAGTCATAATGGTAAGACTCAGCGACTTGTCGCTAATATTGCTGACTTCGAATATATTGTTACGTCCAGCAACATGGAAGCGCTCATTCTCGAGTGCAATCTGATTAAGAAGCATATGCCACGTTATAACGTTCTTCTGAAGGACGATAAGACATTTCCTTATATCAAAATAACGAATGAAGCTCACCCTCGGCTTGAAGTTACACGCCGGGTGATTAAAGATAAAGCAAAATATTTTGGTCCTTATCCTAATGGTTATGCAGCACAGCAAACGAAAAAGCTTCTCGACCGTATGTATCCGCTCCGTAAATGCGGCGTAATGCCGAAGGAGGTCTGTCTCTACTACCACATGGGCCAATGCTTGGCGCCTTGTGAGAAGGAAGTGCAGAAATCTGAGTATGAGCAGATTACGCAAGATATCGCTGCTTTTCTAAGCGGAGGGCATGATGCGGTTAAGAAGGATTTACAGCAGAAAATGCAGGAAGCTGCTGAGGAATTATATTTTGAGCGGGCGAAGGAACTGCGGGATCAAATTATCCATATTGATGCATTAATGGAGAAACAGAAGATCAACACTACGGATACTAAGGATCGCGATGTTTTTGGGTATGCCGTAGATAAGGGATGGATGTGTGTACAAATTCTGTACATGAGGCAAGGGAAGATGATCCAGCGTCATTCCTCCGTCTTTCCGTTCTATGGGGAAGCCTACAGTGACTTTATGTCTTATGTGACGCAGTATTACAGTGATAATCCTGCCCTGCCGCAGGAGATTCTTCTACCGGATGTGCTTGACGAGGAAGCCGTGGTTGATAAAGAAGCTAAACCGGCGATTGTCATTGCTGCTCCAGCCGAGGAAGAGCTACAAAAGGGGGAAGATACTCCCGAGTCGCCTGAAGAAGCTGAGGCACGTGAAATCGCCGCTGCGGAAGCATCAGCAGCAGGTGTTGTTGATGCCGCAGGTGGCGCCTCTATTCTACAGGAGTGGCTCGGTATCAAAGTACTGGTGCCACAACGTGGACTCAAGAAGCAGATGGTCGGTATGGCCTGCCAAAATGCTACAGTCGCAATCGACGAGAAGTTCCGGCTTATTGAACGAGATGAAGTACGTACCTCTGGTGCCGCAATGAGCTTAGGCGAGAGCTTGGGGCTCGAACGCTTAAGCCGGATCGAGGCGTTCGATAACTCGAATATTCAGGGGACCAATCCGGTCTCTGCGATGGTTGTCTTCATTGATGGCAAGCCCGCGCGAAAAGAGTATCGTAAATATAAAGTTCGTACAGTAGTGGGTGCGGATGATTATGGAACGATGCGCGAGGTCATCCGGCGGCGGTATGAACGGGTGTTGAAAGAGAACCTTCCGATGCCAGATCTTATCGTAGTCGATGGTGGTAAAGGGCAGATTTCTTCCGCTATTGATATTCTGGAGAACGAGCTGGGGTTATTCATTCCGGTCTGCGGTCTCGTTAAGGATGACAAGCATAAGACGGCTCAGCTTCTGGTTGGAGATCCGCCAGAACCCGTCTCTTTAGCTCGGGATAGTCAGGAATTTTACCTGCTACAACGGATTCAGGATGAGGTGCATAGATTCGCTATCACCTTCCACCGTGAGCAGCGCGGGAAGTCCATGGTTACCTCTAAGCTGGACTCCATACCAGGTATAGGCGAGAAGCGGCGCAAGGCGCTGCTTAAGCATTTCGGATCGCTAAAGAAAATTAAAGAAGCCTCCATAGAGGATTTTAAATCACTTTCTATTGGCGAAAAGCTGGCTAGTCAAATTCTTGAGGCGCTCAAGGATGAAGAGCCGGCGACATAG